One window of the Macrobrachium nipponense isolate FS-2020 chromosome 22, ASM1510439v2, whole genome shotgun sequence genome contains the following:
- the LOC135198239 gene encoding protein NYNRIN-like, whose translation MRLLTEKFIWHGIQKDSLEWARTCVPCQSSKVSLHTELGVGEFPQPKRRFDHIHVTVVGPLPPSEGTRYLLTIIDCSNRWPEATPISEATTKACAKALLASWISRFGVPDDITTDRGPVFLSELWTTLARLIRTSHTPPPPTTRRLTARWKGFHRSLKASLMARCTSEDWKSQLLWVLLVLLTTPQANGEASPAEKIYEEPLPVSITRLWESAGKFMPCIKTFSDRTKHFLPKALSSCKHVFIRTTHAADETPLRPLPRPPMHLQGVLHIHKWS comes from the coding sequence atgcgcctcctgacggagaagttcatCTGGCACGGAATTcagaaggactccctcgagtgggccaggacctgcgttcCGTGCCAATCAAGTAAAGTAAGCTTGCACACAGAATTGGGCGTAGGGGAGTTCCCGCAGCCGAAGCGAAGATTTGACCACATTCACGTAACCGTCGTGGGTCCCCTGCCCCCGTCTGAAGgcaccagatacctcctgacgataaTCGACTGCTCCAACAGATGGCCTGAGGCGACGCCGATCTCGGAGGCAACCACCAAAGCATGCGCCAAAGCCCTTCttgccagctggatcagtcgattcggagtgccggATGATATCACGACGGACCGCGGACCTGTTTttctgtcggagttgtggaccaCCTTGGCCCGCCTGATTAGGACATCACACAcaccaccaccgcctacaacccggcGGCTAACGGCACGATGGAAAGGTTTCCACCGATCTCTCAAGGCTTCCCTAATGGCACGCTGCACCAGCGAGGACTGGAAGAGCCAACTATTGTgggtcctcctcgtcctcctgaCCACCCCTCAGGCGAACGGCGAAGCCTCACCTGCGGAGAAGATATACGAGGAACCATTGCCAGTCTCCATCACCAGACTCTGGGAATCCGCCGGAAAATTCATGCCCTGCATCaagaccttctccgacagaaccaaacacttcctcccaaaggccctatcctcctgcaaacacgtcttcatcaggACGACACATGCCGCTGACGAGACCCCACTGAGGCCCCTTCCACGTCCTCCAATGCACCTACAAGGCGTACTTCATATCCATAAATGGTCGTGA